A region from the Flavobacteriales bacterium genome encodes:
- a CDS encoding DEAD/DEAH box helicase: MTFDQLGLSQPLLDALRHEGYTKPTPIQEQAIPILLQGHDLLGCAQTGTGKTAAFALPILQLISGSAPASQPTGGVSKLRSFFGGKQTAEVAVAAPTGPRKGKQPLCLILTPTRELAIQIGESFAAYGRNLQVRHTVIFGGVGQKPQTDALHRGVEVLIATPGRLLDLMGQGYVHLESIELFVLDEADRMLDMGFIHDVKRVIQKLPSKRQTLFFSATMPPDVSKLANTILTNPRRVEVTPQSTTAEKVQQQVYHVDKGHKRALLVHVLENPALRSALVFTRTKHGANKVAKDLLKAGITAEAIHGNKSQNARQGALANFKSGKTRVLVATDIAARGIDIDELGHVINYELPNVPETYVHRIGRTGRAGASGLAISFCDTGEERDYLRDIQKLIGMQVPVVRDHPFDGAPPPPREVEERGPRHNHQRPRQQSSHRPSGEKQQQSHGSRQGQGQSSANNNGSGNGGKRRSNRWRGPRGPRPGGGQGPSAKG; the protein is encoded by the coding sequence ATGACATTCGACCAACTGGGGCTGAGCCAGCCCTTGCTCGACGCGTTGCGTCACGAAGGCTACACCAAGCCCACCCCCATCCAGGAACAAGCCATCCCGATCCTGTTGCAGGGCCACGACCTGCTCGGCTGCGCACAGACCGGCACAGGGAAAACAGCAGCGTTCGCCCTGCCCATCCTTCAACTGATAAGCGGATCGGCGCCTGCCTCCCAGCCTACAGGCGGAGTGAGCAAGCTGCGCTCCTTCTTCGGCGGGAAACAGACCGCGGAAGTGGCCGTTGCTGCACCGACCGGGCCCCGCAAAGGCAAACAACCGCTCTGCCTCATCCTCACCCCCACACGCGAGCTCGCCATCCAGATCGGAGAGAGTTTCGCCGCCTACGGCCGCAACCTTCAGGTCCGGCACACCGTGATCTTCGGCGGAGTGGGCCAGAAGCCCCAAACGGATGCACTGCACCGCGGGGTGGAAGTGCTGATCGCCACGCCCGGTCGTTTGCTGGACCTCATGGGCCAGGGCTATGTGCACTTGGAGAGCATCGAACTCTTCGTGCTGGACGAAGCCGACCGCATGCTCGACATGGGCTTCATCCACGACGTGAAGCGCGTGATCCAAAAGCTGCCCTCCAAAAGGCAAACGCTGTTCTTCAGCGCCACCATGCCGCCCGACGTTTCCAAGCTGGCGAACACCATCCTCACCAACCCACGGCGGGTTGAAGTGACGCCACAAAGCACCACCGCCGAAAAGGTGCAGCAGCAGGTGTACCATGTGGACAAGGGCCACAAGCGAGCGTTGTTGGTGCACGTCCTGGAGAACCCGGCGCTGCGGAGCGCTTTGGTCTTCACCCGCACGAAGCACGGCGCGAACAAAGTGGCCAAAGACCTGCTGAAGGCCGGTATTACAGCTGAGGCGATCCACGGGAACAAGAGCCAGAACGCCCGGCAAGGTGCGCTGGCGAACTTCAAGAGCGGCAAAACCCGTGTGCTGGTTGCCACGGACATCGCTGCGCGCGGCATCGACATCGATGAACTGGGCCATGTGATCAACTACGAACTGCCCAACGTGCCGGAAACTTACGTGCACCGCATTGGACGCACCGGACGTGCAGGGGCCAGCGGCCTGGCCATCAGCTTCTGCGACACCGGCGAGGAGCGCGACTACCTGCGCGACATCCAAAAGCTCATCGGCATGCAGGTGCCGGTGGTGCGGGACCATCCGTTCGATGGTGCACCGCCTCCTCCACGCGAAGTGGAAGAGCGCGGCCCGCGCCACAACCACCAACGCCCTCGCCAGCAGAGCAGCCATCGCCCCAGCGGTGAGAAGCAGCAGCAGTCGCACGGCAGCCGACAGGGCCAAGGTCAGTCCAGCGCGAACAACAACGGAAGCGGCAATGGGGGCAAGCGGCGCAGCAACCGCTGGCGTGGCCCCCGTGGTCCGCGCCCAGGAGGTGGCCAGGGGCCTTCAGCGAAGGGATAA
- a CDS encoding T9SS type A sorting domain-containing protein: MNKQYITALAAILVAGGAIAQSNAGTRALKERYDASAVRHNTPGAAKGAVIWSNTFASASDWVISHDPNGFVVDWQIGIGLESSGQYGTPAILSTTASDGYAMLCSDCGNNGGSTYEQSFLTTAQSIDLSAFPNVVLQFETQYRRFNNEQTYIAISTDGVTWPVPPSDTATVGLPTGLYPVWKDGELTQSVSPGNPTVKRINISDAAGSQGTVWVRFYWYGVWGYAWYVDDVRVEEQPQYDVVMKSGFVSHTGTGDEYGRIPAAQMGTFLNVGGEFTNPGVQDQTNVSVNADVAGYNANTSAALLVTDETLLMDEDITLGGALAQQLYTCSLSVTSDQGGQDAYPDNNLYLRNFEITDNVYSLDGIDNHPAGYELLTATGTNSFTDNADQLFLMTMYYISTPMTVTGLEVLLANGTVEGGTITASIHDTTEVLNDNVLSPLVTSSETDVTAWHIANGRVGIAFNPPFTLNPGVYYAAVELVSNSNANDIRVLDDVTVPQPAIASMISLASDGLSYSNGNAYGIRLSSDPAVAVQENTGALEGINIYPNPSEGLFTINAAEAGSYLVDVTNILGEVVYTVNFNNLTVVDLSGLAKGVYSVRVSNDVASTVQKVTIR; the protein is encoded by the coding sequence ATGAACAAACAGTACATCACCGCTCTTGCCGCGATCCTCGTCGCTGGCGGGGCCATTGCCCAAAGCAACGCGGGCACCCGCGCACTGAAAGAGCGCTATGACGCATCAGCCGTGCGCCACAACACCCCCGGCGCCGCCAAGGGTGCGGTCATTTGGAGCAATACGTTCGCCAGCGCGAGCGATTGGGTCATCAGCCATGACCCGAACGGGTTCGTGGTGGATTGGCAGATCGGTATCGGCTTGGAGAGCTCCGGCCAGTACGGCACCCCTGCGATCCTGAGCACCACGGCTTCGGATGGTTACGCAATGTTGTGCAGCGACTGTGGGAACAACGGCGGAAGCACCTACGAGCAGAGCTTCCTTACCACGGCCCAGTCCATCGACCTGAGCGCCTTTCCGAACGTTGTGCTCCAGTTCGAAACGCAGTACCGCCGTTTCAACAACGAGCAGACCTACATCGCCATCAGCACCGACGGTGTGACCTGGCCTGTTCCCCCGAGCGATACGGCCACCGTGGGCCTGCCCACGGGGCTTTATCCCGTGTGGAAGGACGGCGAGCTCACGCAGAGCGTTTCCCCGGGCAACCCCACCGTTAAGCGGATCAATATCAGCGATGCGGCCGGCAGCCAAGGCACCGTTTGGGTCCGTTTCTACTGGTACGGTGTATGGGGCTACGCCTGGTACGTTGATGACGTGCGGGTGGAAGAGCAGCCCCAATATGATGTTGTGATGAAGAGCGGTTTCGTATCCCACACTGGCACTGGTGATGAGTACGGCCGTATCCCTGCCGCCCAAATGGGCACCTTCCTGAACGTGGGCGGTGAGTTCACCAACCCGGGCGTGCAGGACCAGACCAACGTATCGGTGAACGCCGATGTGGCCGGTTACAATGCGAACACCAGCGCCGCTCTGCTGGTTACGGACGAGACCTTGCTCATGGACGAGGACATCACCCTTGGTGGTGCACTGGCCCAGCAGCTTTACACCTGCAGTCTCTCGGTGACGAGCGATCAAGGGGGACAGGATGCTTACCCGGACAACAACCTCTACCTGCGCAACTTCGAGATCACGGACAATGTCTACTCCTTGGACGGTATCGATAACCACCCCGCTGGCTACGAACTGCTCACCGCAACCGGTACCAACAGCTTCACGGACAATGCCGATCAGTTGTTCCTGATGACCATGTACTACATCAGCACACCGATGACCGTCACCGGCCTTGAGGTGCTGCTCGCCAATGGCACCGTTGAAGGCGGTACCATTACTGCCAGCATCCACGATACCACGGAGGTGCTGAACGACAATGTGCTGAGCCCGCTGGTGACCAGTTCGGAGACCGACGTAACGGCGTGGCACATCGCCAACGGCCGCGTCGGCATCGCGTTCAACCCTCCCTTCACGCTCAACCCGGGCGTGTACTACGCCGCGGTTGAACTGGTGAGCAACAGCAACGCGAACGACATCCGCGTTCTGGACGATGTCACCGTGCCCCAGCCGGCCATCGCCAGCATGATCAGCTTGGCCAGTGACGGTCTTTCCTACAGCAACGGCAACGCCTATGGGATCCGTCTCAGCAGCGATCCCGCTGTTGCCGTGCAGGAGAACACCGGTGCGCTGGAAGGCATCAACATCTATCCGAACCCCAGCGAGGGCCTGTTCACCATCAATGCAGCCGAGGCCGGCAGCTACCTGGTGGACGTGACCAACATCCTGGGCGAGGTGGTGTACACCGTGAACTTCAACAACCTCACCGTTGTTGACCTGAGTGGCCTAGCCAAGGGCGTGTACAGCGTGCGCGTGAGCAACGACGTTGCCAGCACCGTGCAGAAAGTGACGATCCGCTAG
- a CDS encoding peroxidase-related enzyme (This protein belongs to a clade of uncharacterized proteins related to peroxidases such as the alkylhydroperoxidase AhpD.) yields the protein MPHINLPPGHSPGISGLLIYRPETAKPLRELVEILLQGPSTLTKGEREIIAASVSWWNGCHFCHTSHAAAACAHLGRAADFIDEIKAGLPNEALSPRMRALLHVAHQVQRGGKHVTEDDVAQARESGATDIEIHDTVLIAASFCMFNRYVDGLNTWAWPEKEKFMEIGGKMAREGYMEPYVPSNDLAR from the coding sequence ATGCCCCACATCAACCTCCCTCCCGGCCACAGCCCCGGCATCAGTGGCTTGCTGATCTACCGTCCCGAGACCGCGAAGCCGCTCCGTGAACTGGTGGAGATCCTTTTGCAAGGACCCAGCACGCTCACAAAGGGCGAGCGCGAGATCATCGCTGCCAGCGTGAGCTGGTGGAACGGCTGCCACTTCTGTCACACCAGCCACGCCGCAGCCGCCTGTGCGCACTTGGGCCGCGCGGCCGACTTCATTGACGAGATCAAGGCAGGACTGCCCAACGAGGCACTATCGCCCAGGATGCGAGCCCTGCTGCACGTAGCGCACCAAGTGCAACGCGGCGGCAAGCACGTTACCGAAGACGATGTTGCCCAGGCAAGGGAATCCGGTGCCACGGACATCGAGATCCACGATACCGTGCTCATCGCAGCCAGCTTCTGCATGTTCAACCGCTACGTGGACGGTCTGAACACCTGGGCCTGGCCGGAGAAGGAGAAGTTCATGGAGATCGGCGGGAAGATGGCCCGCGAAGGGTACATGGAACCCTACGTGCCTTCCAACGACCTGGCCAGGTAG
- the atpC gene encoding ATP synthase F1 subunit epsilon — protein MKLEIITPDKEVFKGEAKQVSVPGVDGSMGFLDNHAPLITVLKAGNVKVTTADGKVQEFPVKGGVVEVMKNTVLVLAE, from the coding sequence ATGAAACTAGAGATCATCACCCCGGACAAGGAGGTCTTCAAGGGCGAAGCCAAGCAAGTGAGCGTGCCCGGTGTGGACGGCAGCATGGGCTTCCTGGACAACCACGCCCCGCTGATCACCGTGCTTAAGGCAGGCAACGTGAAGGTGACCACCGCTGACGGCAAAGTGCAGGAGTTCCCCGTTAAGGGCGGCGTGGTGGAAGTGATGAAAAACACCGTGCTGGTGTTGGCGGAGTGA
- a CDS encoding F0F1 ATP synthase subunit beta, with translation MAKQIGKVVQVIGPVVDVRFEAGKDLPNIYDALHIKREDGNVLILETQQLIGEDTVRAVSMDSTDGLARDTRVEGQGQPIAMPVGDAIKGRLFNVVGAAIDGMKDVSGGKSYPIHRSAPKFEELSTSTEVLFTGIKVIDLIEPYAKGGKIGLFGGAGVGKTVLIQELINNIAKGYSGYSVFAGVGERTREGNDLLREMIESGIVKYGDDFMHSMEKGGWDLSKVDYTKLETSQATFVFGQMNEPPGARARVALSGLTLAEYFRDGDEQSGGRDILFFVDNIFRFTQAGSEVSALLGRMPSAVGYQPTLATEMGAMQERITSTKRGSITSVQAVYVPADDLTDPAPATTFAHLDATTVLSRKIAELGIYPSVDPLDSTSRILTPAIVGEEHYRCAQRVKAILQRYKELQDIIAILGMDELSEDDKMSVNRARKVQRFLSQPFFVAEQFTGLPGVMVPIEETIKGFNMILDGQMDEYPETAFNLKGSIEDVITAGKKMLADAAKA, from the coding sequence ATGGCAAAGCAGATCGGTAAGGTGGTCCAGGTGATCGGACCCGTTGTGGACGTTCGTTTCGAGGCCGGCAAGGACCTGCCCAACATCTACGACGCGCTGCACATCAAACGCGAAGACGGAAACGTGTTGATCCTGGAGACCCAGCAGCTCATCGGTGAAGACACCGTACGCGCTGTTTCCATGGACAGCACCGATGGCCTCGCCCGGGATACCCGCGTTGAGGGCCAAGGCCAACCGATCGCCATGCCCGTGGGCGACGCGATCAAAGGCCGTCTCTTCAATGTGGTGGGCGCTGCCATCGACGGCATGAAGGACGTGAGCGGCGGCAAGAGCTATCCCATCCACCGTTCCGCTCCCAAGTTCGAGGAACTGAGCACCAGCACTGAGGTGCTGTTCACCGGCATCAAGGTCATCGACCTGATCGAGCCCTATGCCAAAGGCGGTAAGATCGGTCTGTTCGGTGGTGCTGGTGTGGGCAAGACCGTGTTGATCCAGGAGCTGATCAACAACATCGCCAAGGGCTACAGCGGCTACAGTGTTTTCGCCGGTGTTGGTGAACGCACCCGCGAAGGGAACGACCTGCTCCGTGAAATGATCGAAAGCGGCATCGTGAAGTACGGTGACGACTTCATGCACAGCATGGAGAAGGGGGGCTGGGATCTGAGCAAGGTGGATTACACCAAACTCGAGACGAGCCAGGCCACCTTCGTTTTCGGGCAGATGAACGAGCCCCCTGGAGCCCGTGCACGTGTGGCCCTGAGCGGCCTCACCTTGGCCGAGTACTTCCGCGATGGCGATGAGCAGAGCGGCGGCCGTGACATCCTGTTCTTCGTGGACAACATCTTCCGCTTCACGCAAGCGGGTTCCGAAGTATCGGCGCTGCTGGGCCGTATGCCGAGCGCCGTGGGTTACCAACCTACGCTGGCAACGGAGATGGGTGCCATGCAAGAACGCATCACTTCCACCAAGCGCGGTTCCATCACCTCAGTGCAGGCCGTTTACGTGCCCGCGGATGACTTGACCGATCCAGCGCCGGCCACCACGTTCGCGCACTTGGACGCCACCACGGTGTTGAGCCGCAAGATCGCAGAGCTGGGTATCTATCCTTCGGTGGATCCGCTGGATTCCACCAGCCGCATCCTGACGCCTGCCATCGTTGGCGAGGAGCACTACCGTTGCGCCCAGCGCGTGAAGGCCATCCTCCAGCGCTACAAGGAACTGCAGGACATCATCGCCATCCTCGGCATGGACGAATTGAGCGAAGACGACAAGATGTCCGTGAACCGTGCCCGTAAAGTGCAGCGTTTCCTGAGCCAGCCGTTCTTCGTCGCCGAGCAGTTCACCGGCCTGCCCGGAGTGATGGTGCCCATCGAGGAAACCATCAAGGGCTTCAACATGATCCTGGACGGCCAAATGGACGAGTACCCTGAAACGGCATTCAACCTGAAGGGCAGCATCGAGGACGTTATCACGGCCGGTAAGAAGATGCTCGCTGACGCGGCGAAAGCCTGA
- a CDS encoding bifunctional riboflavin kinase/FAD synthetase, with amino-acid sequence MRIHTDISQFYGVKRPVLTTGTFDGVHMGHRKILLRLKEIAQREEGESVLFTFHPHPRMVLFPHDNDLKLLSTQKEKTSLLEDAGIDHLLVVPFTRSFSRMTALEYVRNILVDGIGVHAMVIGHDHRFGRNREGDIGTLRQFGEVYDFKVEEIPAEEIDHVKVSSTKVRHALQAGDVAQACHWLGYEYPLTGLVVKGDQVGRTIGFPTANIALTDPYKLVPGDGVYAVHVSLRDGEHFGMLNIGKRPTVHSDGERTVEVHVLGLERDLYGETITVRFHQRVRDEMKFNGLDGLKQQLAIDRDHVSRLFAQ; translated from the coding sequence ATGAGGATCCACACCGATATCTCGCAGTTCTACGGGGTGAAACGCCCCGTGCTCACCACGGGCACCTTCGATGGCGTGCACATGGGCCATCGCAAGATCCTTTTGCGGCTCAAGGAGATCGCTCAGCGCGAAGAGGGGGAAAGTGTGCTCTTCACGTTCCATCCCCACCCGAGGATGGTGCTTTTCCCGCACGACAACGACCTGAAGCTGCTGAGCACCCAGAAGGAGAAGACCTCGCTGCTCGAAGATGCCGGTATCGACCATCTCCTTGTTGTGCCCTTTACGCGTTCGTTCAGCCGGATGACCGCATTGGAGTACGTGCGCAACATCCTCGTGGACGGTATCGGCGTGCATGCCATGGTGATCGGGCACGACCACCGTTTCGGGCGCAATCGCGAGGGTGATATCGGCACGCTGCGCCAGTTCGGCGAGGTGTACGATTTCAAGGTGGAGGAGATCCCAGCCGAGGAGATCGATCATGTGAAGGTGAGCAGCACCAAGGTGCGGCATGCCCTGCAGGCGGGTGATGTGGCCCAAGCCTGCCACTGGCTCGGGTACGAATATCCCTTGACCGGCTTGGTCGTGAAGGGCGACCAGGTGGGCCGGACCATCGGTTTCCCAACGGCCAACATCGCCCTCACCGACCCTTACAAACTGGTACCGGGCGACGGCGTGTATGCCGTTCACGTCTCCTTGCGCGACGGTGAACACTTCGGCATGCTCAATATCGGTAAGCGGCCCACCGTGCACAGCGACGGAGAGCGCACCGTGGAGGTGCATGTGCTCGGCTTGGAGCGCGACTTGTACGGAGAGACCATCACCGTGCGTTTCCATCAACGCGTGCGTGACGAGATGAAGTTCAACGGCCTGGACGGCCTCAAGCAGCAGTTGGCGATCGATCGCGACCACGTCTCACGTTTGTTCGCGCAATGA
- a CDS encoding leucine-rich repeat domain-containing protein has translation MTRFLPYLLFLCSLTATAQLLDAPALDSVRTFNSLERALKDPLSVHRLDLSGKKMKAVPEEVRQFKNLNMLDLGKNKLKELPDWLAELPYLQEVHLGRNKFTAFPGVLCKHVHLKKIVASQNEIDGLPPCIGGLEKLVVLDLWSNDIGALPAEAENLKALRFLDLRVIEMNAEEQAAIQELVPWATTYFSTPCNCGQ, from the coding sequence ATGACAAGGTTCCTCCCGTACCTGCTCTTCCTCTGTTCGTTGACCGCGACGGCCCAATTGCTCGATGCGCCCGCGCTCGACAGTGTTCGCACCTTCAACAGCCTCGAACGCGCATTGAAGGATCCCCTGAGCGTCCATCGGCTCGACCTTTCCGGAAAGAAGATGAAGGCGGTGCCTGAGGAAGTGCGGCAGTTCAAGAACCTCAACATGCTCGACCTGGGGAAGAACAAGCTCAAGGAACTACCCGATTGGCTGGCCGAGCTTCCTTACTTGCAGGAGGTGCACCTGGGCCGCAACAAGTTCACGGCATTCCCCGGTGTGCTTTGCAAGCATGTGCACTTGAAGAAGATCGTGGCCAGCCAGAACGAGATCGATGGTTTACCGCCCTGTATCGGTGGTCTGGAGAAGCTCGTGGTGCTCGACCTGTGGAGCAACGACATCGGTGCGCTGCCCGCCGAGGCGGAAAATTTGAAGGCACTCCGCTTCCTTGACCTCCGCGTGATCGAGATGAACGCCGAGGAGCAGGCAGCGATCCAGGAGCTGGTGCCGTGGGCCACCACATACTTCAGCACGCCCTGCAATTGCGGACAGTAG
- a CDS encoding nicotinamide mononucleotide transporter produces the protein MPPELLLAFEWSAVALNIGFTILIALEKRPGWLLGFVAAILSMVVYAAKDAWLMTVLNAFYAGMGLYGWWSWGRDPVSKTIVEFPFPKHAVLLLLGCGITVSLWATMHWLRIPGDYQLMEAFVAAFAIIATWMMSAKVLSNWIYWTIGDLVSVVYSELLDLHGYALLNAVYIGLAVAGYVRWRRAYREQWPKPAVTA, from the coding sequence ATGCCACCTGAACTTCTCCTCGCTTTCGAATGGTCGGCCGTTGCGCTCAACATCGGCTTCACCATCCTCATTGCGTTGGAGAAGCGCCCGGGCTGGTTGCTGGGGTTCGTGGCTGCCATTTTGAGCATGGTGGTGTATGCCGCAAAGGATGCGTGGCTCATGACCGTGCTCAACGCTTTCTACGCGGGGATGGGCCTTTACGGCTGGTGGTCGTGGGGCAGAGATCCCGTCTCGAAGACCATTGTCGAGTTCCCGTTCCCCAAGCACGCAGTGCTGCTGTTGCTCGGCTGCGGCATCACGGTGTCCCTATGGGCGACCATGCATTGGTTGCGCATCCCCGGCGACTACCAGTTGATGGAAGCCTTCGTTGCCGCTTTCGCCATCATCGCCACATGGATGATGAGCGCCAAGGTCCTGAGCAACTGGATCTACTGGACCATCGGTGATCTGGTGTCCGTGGTGTACAGCGAGTTGTTGGACCTGCACGGGTACGCCCTGCTCAACGCGGTGTACATCGGCCTTGCGGTGGCCGGATACGTGCGCTGGCGCAGGGCGTACCGTGAGCAATGGCCAAAGCCAGCGGTTACTGCTTGA
- a CDS encoding T9SS type A sorting domain-containing protein has translation MRTLILALACATTTAATAQLPPQAEAPLAAHLMEVNVQWRTMDPASLASTPRHFRNEPDRIGTHLRMVCDRLSSSAPKGLSPSQLANRIHLIGRLRAYADAGRFPQNHVLDYRNPVFIDEQNTACAVGHLMRESGNGALAQRIHDEMNLAFVHDITIADVATWGTEQGFTADELAWIQPGYPPGDPWFSLGGGTNGTVTTLLTLGNGDLLVAGDFTQAGGLNRTRVARWDGNTFQEMGNGLDGTIECAIEQAGIVMVGGSFQNNATDVAIWNGTMWSYSNVFQGQAPSVHALHIHNGELFAAGTVSGFAGTDQRVRKLVGLSWQDVGGNLNGTILALASFNGDLIIGGEFVGVQVFGAQDTSLMHVARLNNGGWEQLAGGLNAAVRDLELFDGALHAGGDLFENIAPVFGLARLAAGSSAWEQLMPNLTNYVFPGVGISAIHTLHVADTTLYLGGEFNIASGLTYGSNIARFHGVPDQFEPAATLDNNVQDIALHGNLVVIGGAFTSGNSTQLDHIGTFDLSTGVVDPSGRLEFGLAPNPAHDMITLTYAANERATLAVVDATGRVVINELLGSSAVRNFNVSALAPGSYSVVLNDGGARGTKTFIKQ, from the coding sequence ATGAGAACACTCATCCTCGCCTTGGCCTGCGCAACGACAACCGCTGCAACGGCCCAATTGCCACCGCAAGCCGAAGCACCGCTGGCAGCCCACCTGATGGAAGTGAACGTCCAGTGGCGCACCATGGACCCGGCGTCGCTTGCTTCAACACCAAGGCATTTCCGCAACGAGCCGGACCGCATCGGCACACACCTGCGCATGGTGTGCGACCGGCTGAGCAGTAGCGCTCCGAAAGGCCTGAGCCCATCCCAGTTGGCCAACCGCATCCATCTCATCGGGCGGCTGCGGGCCTATGCCGACGCCGGCCGTTTCCCGCAGAACCATGTGCTGGACTACCGCAATCCGGTGTTCATCGACGAGCAGAACACCGCTTGCGCCGTGGGCCATCTGATGCGCGAGAGCGGCAATGGAGCATTGGCGCAACGTATCCACGACGAAATGAACCTCGCCTTCGTGCACGACATCACCATTGCCGATGTGGCCACATGGGGAACCGAACAAGGTTTCACCGCAGATGAACTCGCTTGGATCCAACCCGGCTACCCGCCCGGCGACCCATGGTTCAGCCTGGGTGGCGGTACCAACGGCACCGTTACGACACTGCTCACCCTGGGCAACGGCGACCTGCTCGTTGCGGGCGACTTCACCCAGGCCGGTGGTCTGAACCGCACACGCGTGGCCCGCTGGGACGGCAACACTTTCCAGGAAATGGGCAATGGCCTCGATGGGACGATCGAGTGCGCCATTGAGCAAGCGGGTATCGTCATGGTCGGTGGTTCGTTCCAGAACAATGCAACCGACGTGGCCATCTGGAACGGAACCATGTGGAGCTACAGCAACGTATTCCAAGGGCAGGCGCCATCGGTGCACGCCTTGCACATCCACAATGGCGAGCTGTTCGCGGCCGGCACGGTGAGCGGGTTCGCGGGCACCGACCAGCGTGTGCGCAAACTGGTGGGCCTGTCGTGGCAGGACGTCGGTGGCAACCTGAACGGCACGATCCTGGCGCTGGCCTCCTTCAACGGGGACCTGATCATCGGCGGCGAGTTCGTCGGCGTACAGGTCTTCGGCGCGCAGGACACCAGCTTGATGCACGTGGCGCGGCTGAACAACGGCGGATGGGAGCAACTGGCCGGTGGGTTGAACGCGGCTGTGCGCGACCTGGAACTGTTCGATGGGGCTTTGCACGCCGGCGGTGACCTCTTCGAGAACATAGCGCCGGTGTTCGGTCTTGCGCGTCTGGCCGCTGGTAGCAGCGCTTGGGAACAGTTGATGCCGAACCTTACCAACTACGTCTTCCCGGGTGTTGGCATCAGTGCCATCCACACCTTGCATGTTGCGGACACGACACTGTACCTGGGCGGTGAATTCAACATTGCCAGTGGCCTCACCTACGGCAGCAACATCGCGCGCTTCCACGGCGTGCCCGACCAGTTCGAACCCGCCGCAACCTTGGACAACAACGTACAGGACATCGCCTTGCACGGCAACCTGGTGGTGATCGGGGGCGCTTTTACAAGCGGCAATAGCACACAGCTCGATCACATTGGCACGTTCGACCTGAGCACGGGTGTAGTGGATCCCTCCGGGCGGTTGGAGTTCGGCCTCGCACCTAACCCGGCCCACGATATGATCACGCTCACCTATGCGGCGAACGAACGGGCCACGCTCGCGGTAGTCGACGCAACAGGCCGCGTCGTGATAAACGAGCTATTGGGCAGCAGCGCTGTGCGCAACTTCAACGTTTCGGCATTGGCTCCCGGTAGCTACAGCGTGGTTCTCAACGACGGTGGCGCCAGAGGCACGAAGACATTCATCAAGCAGTAA